The following coding sequences are from one Carassius gibelio isolate Cgi1373 ecotype wild population from Czech Republic chromosome B7, carGib1.2-hapl.c, whole genome shotgun sequence window:
- the LOC127962719 gene encoding tumor protein p53-inducible protein 11, producing the protein MASTPPPLMKKHSQTDLVSRLKSRKVLGVGGEDDDGEVHRSKISQMLGNEMKFAVREPIGLRLWLLISAVLFTSTSLMALAFPSQLYEIIFEITTSRISIRLYGGALLCISLILWNGLYTAEKVIIQWTLLTEACYFGVQFLVTSITLLEMGTLSNGAIVLLLSETFFLFVTLSYYHHLGRRSKKI; encoded by the exons ATGGCTTCCACACCTCCACCTCTCATGAAGAAGCATAGTCAGACTGATCTTGTGAGTCGCCTCAAGTCCCGCAAGGTCCTGGGTGTCGGCGGTGAGGATGATGACGGGGAGGTGCACAGGTCTAAG ATCAGCCAGATGTTAGGTAATGAGATGAAGTTTGCTGTGCGTGAGCCCATTGGTCTCCG ACTCTGGCTCCTCATCTCTGCAGTGCTGTTCACATCCACATCCTTAATG GCCTTGGCTTTTCCCAGCCAGCTCTACGAGATAATATTTGAGATCACCACCTCAAGGATCTCCATCAGACTCTACGGAGGAGCCCTTCTAT GTATATCATTAATTCTTTGGAATGGCTTGTACACAGCAGAAAAGGTCATCATTCAATGGACGCTACTTACGGAAGCGTGTTACTTCGGGGTACAATTTCTAG TGACTTCCATCACCCTCTTGGAGATGGGCACACTGTCCAACGGTGCAATTGTTCTTCTTCTTAGTGAAACCTTCTTCCTCTTCGTCACCTTGAGTTACTATCACCACCTTGGCCGGCGCTCCAAAAAAATCTGA